The Halorhodospira halophila SL1 genomic sequence CCCCCGCAGCCGCTCGAGATCGGCGCCACAGGCCTTGAGCACCTGCGAGGCAGCGGGGTTGTCGGTCAAGGCCAGCAAGAGGTGCTCAACGGTGAGGAACTCGTGGCGCTTCTCCCGTGCGTCCTTGAAAGCCAGATTGAGCGTGAACTCTAACTCTTTACTTAGCATGCCCTATTACCTCGCCTGGGGCTTGACCGGGGAACCACCCCCGGATTGGACCGGACAACCGCGCCACGGTTCCTGGAACGATTCAAGCTTCCTCCATCGTACACAGTAGCGGGTGCTCGTGCTCGCGGGCGTAGTCGTTGACTTGGGAGACCTTGGTCTCGGCCACGTCCCGACTGTAGACGCCACACACCCCCTTACCCCGCGTGTGCACGTGAAGCATGATCTGGGTCGCCTGGCTCCGATCCTTGTTGAAGAAGCGCTGCAGCACCTCGACCACAAAATCCATCGGCGTGTAGTCATCGTTCAGCAGCACCACCTTGTACATCGGTGGCTGCTTGAGCGACGGCTTCGCCGCTTCAACCTCGGGGCCCTGCGGGTCGTCTTGGTTCGGCTCGTCGGTCATCGCCCTTCATTTTATAGAGTCGCGCGCGAACCGGCCAATGTCAGAGCGCACCGTCACCATAAAAAAACCCCGGGGCGGTGGCTACACCGTCCCGGGGTCCTGAGGCTTCGCGCGTCGGGGCGCGACCGACGTTAGAACTGCTCTTCCTCCGTCGACCCCTTCAGCGCTGTCACCGAGGACTGGCCGCCCTGGATCACGTTGGTGACCTGGTCGAAGTAGCCGGCGCCCACCTCCCGCTGGTGACGGGTCGCGGTGTAACCGTGTTTCTCCGCGGCAAACTCCGCCTGCTGCAGCTCGGAGTACGCCTCCATCTGCCGCTCCTTGTAGCCGCGGGCCAGCTCGAACATCGAGTAGTTGAGCGAGTGGAAGCCGGCCAGCGTGATGAACTGGAACTTGAAGCCCATCTTACCGAGCTCATCCTGGAACTTGCGGATGGTGGCCTCGTCCAGGTTGCCCGCCCAATTGAACGACGGCGAGCAGTTGTAGGCGAGCAGCTTGCCGGGATACTTCTCGTGAATGGCCTGCGCGAATTCGCGGGCGAATTCGAGATCCGGCTTGCCGGTCTCGCACCAGATCACGTCGGCGTAAGGGGCGTAGGCGAGGCCGCGGCTGATGGCCTGCTCGATGCCCGGCTTGGTGCGGAAAAAGCCCTCCGCAGTGCGCTCGCCGGTAATGAACGGCTTGTCGTTGTCGTCCACGTCGGAGGTCAGCAGGTCTGCCGCCTCGGCGTCCGTACGGGCGACCAGGATGGTCGGCACATCCATGGTGTCGGCCGCCAGGCGCGCAGCGATGAGCTTCTGCACCGCCTCCTGGGTGGGCAGCAGCACCTTGCCGCCCATGTGGCCGCACTTCTTCACCGAAGCCAGCTGATCCTCGAAGTGGACCCCCGCGGCACCGGCGCGGATCATCCCCTTCATCAGCTCAAAGGCGTTCAGCACGCCGCCGAAACCGGCCTCGGCGTCCGCCACGATGGGCTTCATGAAGTCGAACGGCGGGTTGCCCTCGGCGTGGTTGATCTCGTCGGCGCGCAGCAGCGCGTTGTTGATGCGATCGACCACCGCAGGGACTGAGTTCGCCGGGTAGAGCGACTGGTCGGGATACATGGTCTGACCGAGGTTGGCGTCGGCGGCCACCTGCCAGCCCGAGAGGTAGATGGCGTTGAGCCCGGCCTTGACCTGCTGCAGGGCCTGGTTGCCGGTCAGGGCGCCGAGGGCGTTGACGTAGGGCATCTCGTGCATGGACTGCCACAGCTTCTCTGCACCCTGGCGCGCCAGGCTGTACTCGACGTGCACGGTCCCCCGGAGACGGACGACCTCATCGGCCCCGTAGCCCCGCTGCACCCCTTTCCAGCGCGGGTTCTCCGCCCAGTCACGCTCAATCGCCGCTTGATCTTTCAACATCAGTCTCTGCCTCCCAAGTCGGGCTGGTACACCGTACCCCCGAAAATCTTGTATGACGGTCAATGGCTGTCGGCCCGAGGGGCCGTCGCGGTTGCCCTCGTGGGGCACGAACCCCGGGCGGGGTTAACCCGGGGCCCAGAACCCGTACCGCTGCGTTTGGCAGGCGTCTGCAGCCGGGTGGCGCGCTGCCGCGCCTGACTAACGCGTCATTGATAGTATGGCGCGCCGCAGCATTTGACAATATTTCCCAAACTATATTGCATATTGATCGGCCCAATGACTGAAGATCGAATAGCCTTGGATCACGAGTCCCCTCGTCATTACTATCGACACAACCGGCTCAAGCAACTGCGCGCCTTCTGCCACGCCGCTCAGGAGCGCAGCATCTCCCGCGCCGCCGAGCGCCTGGAGCTGAGCCAGCCGTCCGTATCGCTGCAGATCCAGGCCCTCGAGCGCGAGATGGGGATCACCCTGTTCGAGCGCCGTGGCCCGCGCATCCGGCTGACGCCCGACGGCGAGGGGCTCTACGAGGTCGCGGCACCGCTGGTCGAGGGCATCGACTCGCTGCCCGAGCAGTTCGTCGCCCGCAACCGTCGACAACAGCTCGGCCACCTGGACATCGCCGCCGGCGAGTCGACCTCGCTCTACGTCCTGCCCGATCTGCTGCGCTCGTTCATGGTGCACCACCCTAAGGTCCACGTCCGCCTGCACAACCTCATCGGCGAGGAGCAGATCCATGCCGTGCAGCAGGATCGGGTGGATATCGCCGTCGGTTCGAATCTCGACCTGCCTGACGATATCGTCTACCGGGCGACGCACACCTTCGACCTGAAGCTGATCACCCCGCTGAACCACCCGCTGGCGGAGAAGGAACAGATCACTCTCGAGGACCTGGCCGCCGGCGAACTGATCCTGCCGCCCCGCCAGCTGACCACCTGGCGCCTGGTCAACCTGATCTTTCAGCAGCATAGCGTGCCGTATCAGGTCCGCCTCGAGGTGGGCGGCTGGGAGATCATGAAGCGCTACGTCGAGCTCGGCTTCGGTGTCGGCATCGCCAGCGCCATCTGCTTGACCGGGCAGGAACAGCTGGCCATTCGCGACCTCCCCGAGATCTTCCCGCGCCGCACCTACGGCGTCATGCTGCGCCGCGGGCGCTACCTCTCCCCGCAGGCCCGCCGTTTCCTGGAACTGATCGACCCCCAGGGTTTCGGCCAGGCAGCGGAGTGGGACGGCATCGCGGGCAGTCAGGAGAGCGTGCTGGTCCCCGGCCGTCAGCCGCAATGAGCGTCCGGCTCGCCCCCGGCCTACCGGGGCCACCCTCGGACTGTGGTAGCCTCTCGGCCCGGGACATCTGACAGATCCGGCCCCATGACTGAATCCCCCAAGCGAATCGTCGTCGGCCTCTCGGGTGGAGTGGACTCCGCCGTTGCGGCACTGCGCCTGGTCCGCGCCGGTCACGAGGTGATCGGGCTGTTCATGAAGAACTGGGAAGACGACGACACCCTGACCCAGTGCTCCGCCGAGGACGACATCGCCGCCGCGGTGGCCGTGGCCGAGCACCTGGGCATCCCCATCCGCCGGGTGAATTTCGCCGCGCACTATCGGCGAGAAGTCTTCGAGCACGCCCTGCAGGAACTGCGCGCCGGGCGCACGCCGAACCCCGATATCCTGTGCAACCGGCACGTCAAGTTCGACCGTTTCCTGCGTCACGCCCGGGAGCAGTTCGAGGCCGACGCCGTCGCCACCGGCCACTACGCCCGAACCGGCCGCGCCGGCGACGGCGAGCCGGCGCTACTGCGCGGCATCGATCCGAGCAAGGATCAGAGCTACTTCCTCGCCGGCGTCCCGCGCCAGGCACTGGACGCCGTGCGCTTTCCCCTGGGCGACAGCACCAAGGAGACGGTCCGCGCCGAGGCCCGATCGGCGGCGCTACCCAACTTCGACCGCCCGGACAGCACCGGGATCTGCTTTATCGGCGAGCGGGATTTCACGCAGTTCATGCAGCGCTACATCGACCCCCACCCCGGGCCGATCCTCACCGAGGACGGGCGGGAAATCGGCCGCCACTGCGGGCTGGCCTTCTACACCCTGGGGCAACGCCGCGGGCTGGGCATCGGCGGCGATCGCAACCGGGACTCCTCCGCACCCTGGTATGTGGCCGGCAAGGACGCGCGGCGCAACGCACTGTTCGTCGTCCAGGGCCACGACCATCCCTGGCTCCAGAGTGCCGCGGTCTCGACCGAGCCCTTCCATTGGCTTGCGCCGGTGCCCGCCGAGGGGGCCCGGCTGCATGCTCAGGTGCGCTACCGCCAGGAGCCGCAGGCCGGCCAGCTGTCCCACGCTGAAGGCGGTCGGGTGGTTTTCCGTTTCGATGAACCCCAGCGGGCGGCGACCCCGGGGCAGCACCTGGTTCTCTATGATCGTGAACAGTGCCTGGGTGGGGGGGTCATCGACACCGCGCACCCGGCCGACCGGAGCGCCCCGCCGGCCCTGCAGACGCAATCGACGGAGGTGGTGTGAGCGAGTCGCGCGAACAGGAGCAGGCCCTGACCCTGGCTGTCATCATGCAGTCCGTGCAGTGCATCCGTGAGGTTGCACGCACCGGGGACACCGAGACCAGCCGGTATGAGCCCCTGATCGAGGGCCTACTCGGGGAGTACGACGGCTCCACGGACGCCCTCTACGGCGCCGCGCGCCTCGCCCCGGGGCTGCGCCGGGTGGTCGAGCAGCTCGAGGATCCCCAAGAGGCCGATACCACACGGTACGTGGCCAGCATCTTCCACCTCGAGCGCCGCCTCATGAAGCGCCAGGCCGTGCTGCAGCGCATCGCCGAGGGCATCGAGCAGGCCCGTAGCCAGGCGGATTACTTCGAGAATCCCGCGCATACGAGCGTCATCCGCAGCGTCGGTGACCTTTACAGCCAGACCATCAGCGAGATGGGCCCGCGGCTGATGATCCGCGGCGAGCAGCAGCACCTCGAGAACGAGCGCAACGCGGCGCTGATCCGCGCCCTGCTGTTGTGCGGCATCCGCGGCGCCAGCCTGTGGCGGGACAACGGCGGCGGCCGGATGACCCTGCTCTTCCGGCGCCAGGCCATTGCCGGAGCGGCCCGGGATCTTCTCGAGGCCTTGCCCACTGAGGCGTGAGCGACGCATCAGGACTGATTCGATACACTATAAGAAGCGCTGATCGCACAACCACTGGAGGGATCATGACGGACAGCTTCAACGCGCGGACCACCCTGCAAGCCGGGGGCAAGGCCTACGAGATCTACAGCCTGGACGGGCCACGCCGCGACTACGACGTCGATCGCTTGCCCTTCTCCCTGAAGATCCTGCTCGAGAACCTGCTGCGCAAGGAAGACGGCGTCAACGTCACCCGCGAGCATATCGAAGCAGTCCTCAACTGGGATCCCAAAGCCACGCCCAAGGACCAGATCGCCTTTACCCCGGCACGGGTCGTCCTGCAGGACTTCACCGGCGTCCCGGCGGTGGTGGACTTGGCCGCCATGCGCGACGCCATGAAGAACCTGGGTGGCGACCCGAGCCGGATCAACCCGCTCTCCCCGGCCGACCTGGTGATCGACCACTCGGTCATGGTCGACCACTTCGGCAACCGGCAGGCCTTGCAGCTCAACACCGAGATCGAGTACCAGCGCAACCGGGAGCGTTACGAGTTCCTGCGCTGGGGCCAGACGGCGTTCTCCAACTTCCGCGTCGTCCCGCCGGGGACCGGCATCGTCCATCAGGTCAATCTGGAGTACCTGGGGCAGGTGGTCTTCCGCAATGAGAACGGCGACACCCCGCAGGCCTACCCCGACACCCTGGTGGGCACCGACTCGCACACCACCATGATCAACGGCCTGGGCATCCTCGGCTGGGGCGTCGGCGGCATCGAGGCCGAAGCGGCCATGCTCGGCCAGCCAATCAGTATGCTCGTCCCTGAAGTGGTGGGCTTCCGGCTCGAAGGCAAGCTCCCCGAAGGGGCAACGGCCACCGACCTGGTCCTCACCGTCACCGAGATGCTGCGCAAGAAGGGCGTGGTCGGCAAATTCGTGGAGTTCTTCGGCGACGGCCTCGATCACCTGCCCCTGGCCGACCGGGCGACCATCGCCAACATGGCCCCGGAGTACGGCGCCACCTGCGGCATCTTCCCGGTGGACAAGGAGACCCTGGCGTACATGGAGCTCTCCGGCCGGGAACAGGAACTCATCGACTTAACCGAGCAGTACGCCAAGGCCCAAGGCATGTGGCGGGAGACCGGCAGCCGCGAGGCCGAATACTCCGACACGCTGTCGCTCGACCTGTCCACCGTCGTCCCCAGCCTCGCCGGCCCCAAGCGGCCCCAGGATCGCGTCTCGCTGGACGCGGCCAAGGCCAGCTTCAAGCAGACCTTGCAGGACCACCTGCGCGCCCATCACACGGTGCCCACCGATGCAGCCGAGGAGCACTTCGAATCGGAGGGCGGCCACAGCGCCCCGGGGATCGACGATGCCCACGAGCGCGGTGCGGTGGAGATTGAGATCGGCGGCCGCAAGGAGATGCTCAAGCACGGCGATGTGGTGATCGCAGCGATCACCTCTTGCACCAACACCTCCAATCCGGCTGTGCTGGTCGCCGCCGGGCTGGTGGCGAAGAAGGCACGCGAGCGCGGCCTGATGCCCAAACCGTGGGTCAAGACCAGTCTGGCGCCGGGATCCCAG encodes the following:
- the clpS gene encoding ATP-dependent Clp protease adapter ClpS, whose translation is MTDEPNQDDPQGPEVEAAKPSLKQPPMYKVVLLNDDYTPMDFVVEVLQRFFNKDRSQATQIMLHVHTRGKGVCGVYSRDVAETKVSQVNDYAREHEHPLLCTMEEA
- the aceA gene encoding isocitrate lyase → MLKDQAAIERDWAENPRWKGVQRGYGADEVVRLRGTVHVEYSLARQGAEKLWQSMHEMPYVNALGALTGNQALQQVKAGLNAIYLSGWQVAADANLGQTMYPDQSLYPANSVPAVVDRINNALLRADEINHAEGNPPFDFMKPIVADAEAGFGGVLNAFELMKGMIRAGAAGVHFEDQLASVKKCGHMGGKVLLPTQEAVQKLIAARLAADTMDVPTILVARTDAEAADLLTSDVDDNDKPFITGERTAEGFFRTKPGIEQAISRGLAYAPYADVIWCETGKPDLEFAREFAQAIHEKYPGKLLAYNCSPSFNWAGNLDEATIRKFQDELGKMGFKFQFITLAGFHSLNYSMFELARGYKERQMEAYSELQQAEFAAEKHGYTATRHQREVGAGYFDQVTNVIQGGQSSVTALKGSTEEEQF
- a CDS encoding LysR family transcriptional regulator, whose product is MTEDRIALDHESPRHYYRHNRLKQLRAFCHAAQERSISRAAERLELSQPSVSLQIQALEREMGITLFERRGPRIRLTPDGEGLYEVAAPLVEGIDSLPEQFVARNRRQQLGHLDIAAGESTSLYVLPDLLRSFMVHHPKVHVRLHNLIGEEQIHAVQQDRVDIAVGSNLDLPDDIVYRATHTFDLKLITPLNHPLAEKEQITLEDLAAGELILPPRQLTTWRLVNLIFQQHSVPYQVRLEVGGWEIMKRYVELGFGVGIASAICLTGQEQLAIRDLPEIFPRRTYGVMLRRGRYLSPQARRFLELIDPQGFGQAAEWDGIAGSQESVLVPGRQPQ
- the mnmA gene encoding tRNA 2-thiouridine(34) synthase MnmA, giving the protein MTESPKRIVVGLSGGVDSAVAALRLVRAGHEVIGLFMKNWEDDDTLTQCSAEDDIAAAVAVAEHLGIPIRRVNFAAHYRREVFEHALQELRAGRTPNPDILCNRHVKFDRFLRHAREQFEADAVATGHYARTGRAGDGEPALLRGIDPSKDQSYFLAGVPRQALDAVRFPLGDSTKETVRAEARSAALPNFDRPDSTGICFIGERDFTQFMQRYIDPHPGPILTEDGREIGRHCGLAFYTLGQRRGLGIGGDRNRDSSAPWYVAGKDARRNALFVVQGHDHPWLQSAAVSTEPFHWLAPVPAEGARLHAQVRYRQEPQAGQLSHAEGGRVVFRFDEPQRAATPGQHLVLYDREQCLGGGVIDTAHPADRSAPPALQTQSTEVV
- the hflD gene encoding high frequency lysogenization protein HflD — encoded protein: MSESREQEQALTLAVIMQSVQCIREVARTGDTETSRYEPLIEGLLGEYDGSTDALYGAARLAPGLRRVVEQLEDPQEADTTRYVASIFHLERRLMKRQAVLQRIAEGIEQARSQADYFENPAHTSVIRSVGDLYSQTISEMGPRLMIRGEQQHLENERNAALIRALLLCGIRGASLWRDNGGGRMTLLFRRQAIAGAARDLLEALPTEA
- the acnA gene encoding aconitate hydratase AcnA, translating into MTDSFNARTTLQAGGKAYEIYSLDGPRRDYDVDRLPFSLKILLENLLRKEDGVNVTREHIEAVLNWDPKATPKDQIAFTPARVVLQDFTGVPAVVDLAAMRDAMKNLGGDPSRINPLSPADLVIDHSVMVDHFGNRQALQLNTEIEYQRNRERYEFLRWGQTAFSNFRVVPPGTGIVHQVNLEYLGQVVFRNENGDTPQAYPDTLVGTDSHTTMINGLGILGWGVGGIEAEAAMLGQPISMLVPEVVGFRLEGKLPEGATATDLVLTVTEMLRKKGVVGKFVEFFGDGLDHLPLADRATIANMAPEYGATCGIFPVDKETLAYMELSGREQELIDLTEQYAKAQGMWRETGSREAEYSDTLSLDLSTVVPSLAGPKRPQDRVSLDAAKASFKQTLQDHLRAHHTVPTDAAEEHFESEGGHSAPGIDDAHERGAVEIEIGGRKEMLKHGDVVIAAITSCTNTSNPAVLVAAGLVAKKARERGLMPKPWVKTSLAPGSQVVPAYLEQAGLLDDLEHLGFSVVGFGCTTCIGNSGPLPEAVAEGIREGDLCVTSVLSGNRNFEGRIHQDVRANYLASPPLVVAYALAGTMARDLYKEPLGTDNQGRDVYLKDIWPSQQEVADLVRGNISAEMYREQYANVFDGDAAWQSIDAPSGELYDWRESTYVKNPPYFQGMNQTPQPLQDIRGARCLIYVGDSITTDHISPAGAIHPDSPAGQYLQEQGVAPKDFNSYGSRRGNHEVMMRGTFANVRLRNKMAPGTEGGWTTHVPSGEQTSVYDASMRYQQADTPLIVLAGKEYGTGSSRDWAAKGTNLLGIKAVIAESYERIHRSNLVGFGVLPLQFQDGENAETLGLKGDEAFDIEGITEQPRTVRVLARRDDGTETTFEARVRVDTPQEWEYYRHGSILHYVLRGLAGTA